The following are encoded in a window of Streptomyces sp. 11x1 genomic DNA:
- a CDS encoding peptidylprolyl isomerase — MVSQDQRRRQLAREKFLRQQQRRTSARRRARVRNAAIASVLGVILVGSVALYTTDVLKGDDKKDNVSADASASPSPSKAPDPCEKPAEGKVKELTFKKEPALTIDKTAKYTMDLQTTCGAIPITMDAAKAPRTVNSFDFLVNKGYLDHTKCHRLTTEGIYVLQCGDPQGTGMGGPGYTIPDENLKDSRLKGDVYPAGTVAMANQFNAQTGEGKNSGGSQFFLVTQDSPLPANYTPFGTVSKDGMKVLKKIADAGAQPADPQTGNTAPNATVVINKATVKKS; from the coding sequence GTGGTCAGCCAGGATCAGCGGCGGCGTCAGCTCGCCCGGGAGAAGTTCTTGCGGCAGCAGCAGCGGCGGACGTCCGCGCGGCGCAGGGCACGAGTCCGTAACGCGGCGATCGCTTCGGTGCTCGGTGTGATCCTGGTGGGCAGTGTGGCGCTCTACACGACCGACGTGCTCAAGGGCGACGACAAGAAGGACAACGTGAGCGCGGACGCGAGCGCGAGCCCGTCACCCAGCAAGGCGCCGGACCCGTGCGAGAAGCCGGCCGAGGGCAAGGTGAAGGAACTCACCTTCAAGAAGGAACCCGCGCTCACGATCGACAAGACCGCGAAGTACACGATGGATCTGCAGACGACCTGTGGTGCCATCCCCATAACGATGGACGCGGCGAAGGCCCCGCGCACCGTCAACTCCTTCGACTTCCTGGTGAACAAGGGGTACTTGGACCACACCAAGTGCCACCGTCTCACCACCGAGGGCATCTACGTCCTGCAGTGCGGTGACCCGCAGGGCACCGGTATGGGCGGTCCCGGCTACACGATCCCGGACGAGAACCTCAAGGACTCGCGTCTGAAGGGCGATGTGTACCCGGCGGGCACGGTCGCGATGGCGAACCAGTTCAACGCGCAGACGGGCGAGGGCAAGAACAGCGGCGGCAGCCAGTTCTTCCTGGTGACCCAGGACAGTCCGCTGCCGGCCAACTACACACCGTTCGGCACCGTCTCCAAGGACGGCATGAAGGTCCTGAAGAAGATCGCCGACGCGGGTGCCCAGCCCGCGGACCCCCAGACCGGCAACACGGCACCCAACGCGACCGTGGTCATCAACAAGGCGACTGTCAAGAAATCCTGA
- a CDS encoding DUF349 domain-containing protein — MSSDPWGRVDETGTVYVRTADGEQVVGSWQAGSPEEALAYFERKYEGLVVEIGLLEKRVKTTDLSAKDAQAAIDHIREQVDAHHAVGDLDALKVRLDKLVETVEARREERKQQRAKQSDEARHAKEALVTEAEELAQSDQWRAAGDRLRALVDTWKGLPRLDRKSDDELWHRFSHARSAFSKRRKAHFAQLDAQREDARKTKEKLVAEAEALSNSTDWGPTAARYRELMADWKAAGRAQREHEDDLWNRFRGAQDVFFAARSSVFAERDAEQSENLKLKEELAGEAEKILPVTDLKAARAAFRSINERWEAIGHVPRDARPKVEGRMHAVERAIQEAEEAEWRRTNPEARARAAGLTGQLQAAVDKLKTQIEAARAQGNNAKADKLQRELDGRQALLDQALKGLQEFGG, encoded by the coding sequence GTGAGCAGCGACCCGTGGGGCCGCGTCGACGAGACGGGGACCGTGTACGTGCGTACGGCCGACGGCGAGCAGGTCGTCGGTTCCTGGCAGGCAGGCTCCCCCGAGGAGGCGCTGGCCTATTTCGAGCGCAAGTACGAAGGCCTGGTTGTCGAGATCGGCCTCCTCGAGAAGCGCGTCAAGACCACCGACCTGTCGGCGAAGGACGCCCAGGCCGCGATCGACCACATTCGCGAGCAGGTCGACGCGCACCACGCGGTCGGTGACCTGGACGCGCTCAAGGTGCGGCTGGACAAGCTCGTCGAGACCGTCGAGGCCCGCCGCGAGGAGCGCAAGCAGCAGCGGGCCAAGCAGTCCGACGAGGCCCGGCACGCCAAGGAGGCGTTGGTCACCGAGGCGGAGGAGCTGGCGCAGTCCGATCAGTGGCGGGCCGCCGGTGATCGGCTGCGGGCGCTGGTGGACACCTGGAAGGGTCTGCCGCGTCTGGACCGCAAGTCCGACGACGAGCTGTGGCACCGCTTCTCGCACGCCCGCTCGGCGTTCTCCAAGCGTCGCAAGGCCCACTTCGCGCAGCTCGACGCGCAGCGCGAGGACGCCCGCAAGACCAAGGAGAAGTTGGTCGCGGAGGCCGAGGCGCTGTCGAACTCGACGGACTGGGGTCCGACGGCCGCGCGCTACCGCGAGCTGATGGCCGACTGGAAGGCCGCCGGCCGCGCCCAGCGCGAGCACGAGGACGACCTGTGGAACCGCTTCCGCGGCGCCCAGGACGTCTTCTTCGCCGCCCGCAGCTCGGTGTTCGCCGAGCGTGACGCGGAGCAGTCGGAGAACCTCAAGCTCAAGGAGGAGCTGGCCGGAGAGGCGGAGAAGATCCTGCCGGTGACGGATCTGAAGGCCGCCCGTGCCGCCTTCCGCTCGATCAACGAGCGGTGGGAGGCCATCGGCCACGTGCCGCGTGACGCCCGTCCGAAGGTCGAGGGGCGGATGCACGCGGTCGAGCGGGCGATCCAGGAGGCCGAGGAGGCGGAGTGGCGCCGCACCAACCCGGAGGCCCGCGCCCGCGCGGCCGGTCTCACGGGCCAGCTGCAGGCCGCCGTCGACAAGCTGAAGACGCAGATCGAGGCCGCCCGCGCCCAGGGCAACAACGCCAAGGCCGACAAGCTCCAGCGTGAGCTCGACGGCCGCCAGGCGCTGCTGGACCAGGCCCTGAAGGGTCTGCAGGAGTTCGGCGGCTGA
- a CDS encoding MBL fold metallo-hydrolase, translated as MLIAGFPAGAWGTNCYLVAPAAGEECVIIDPGHQATQGVEETLKKHRLKPVAVVLTHGHLDHVASVVPVCGAHDVPAWIHPEDRYMMSDPEKALGRSIGMPLMGELTVGEPDDVKELTDGAKLELAGLELSVAHAPGHTKGSVTFRMPENTEIPSVFFSGDLLFAGSIGRTDLPGGDMAEMLDSLARVCLPLDDSTVVLSGHGPQTTIGQERATNPYLRQVADAGGQGAGPTTPPRRGM; from the coding sequence GTGCTCATTGCCGGGTTCCCCGCCGGGGCCTGGGGGACCAACTGTTATCTGGTCGCCCCCGCCGCCGGGGAGGAGTGCGTGATCATCGACCCGGGCCACCAGGCCACCCAGGGAGTCGAGGAGACGCTGAAGAAGCATCGGCTCAAGCCCGTCGCGGTCGTCCTCACCCACGGCCACCTCGACCATGTGGCCTCGGTCGTCCCGGTGTGCGGCGCGCACGACGTACCGGCGTGGATCCACCCCGAGGACCGGTACATGATGAGCGACCCGGAGAAGGCGCTCGGCCGGTCCATCGGCATGCCGCTCATGGGCGAGCTGACCGTGGGGGAGCCGGACGACGTCAAGGAGTTGACCGACGGCGCCAAGCTGGAGCTGGCCGGTCTGGAGCTGTCCGTCGCGCACGCGCCCGGCCATACCAAGGGGTCGGTGACCTTCCGGATGCCCGAGAACACGGAGATCCCCTCCGTGTTCTTCTCCGGGGATCTGCTGTTCGCCGGCTCCATCGGACGCACCGACCTGCCCGGCGGTGACATGGCCGAGATGCTCGACTCGCTGGCCCGCGTGTGCCTGCCGCTCGACGACTCGACCGTGGTGCTGTCCGGCCACGGCCCCCAGACGACCATCGGCCAGGAGCGCGCCACCAACCCGTATCTGCGGCAGGTGGCGGACGCCGGCGGCCAGGGAGCGGGTCCGACGACCCCTCCCCGACGAGGAATGTGA